One Urocitellus parryii isolate mUroPar1 chromosome 8, mUroPar1.hap1, whole genome shotgun sequence DNA window includes the following coding sequences:
- the Stx11 gene encoding syntaxin-11 gives MKDRLAELLELSRSYDQQFPDGDDEFDLPREDFVFETDHILESLYRDIQDIQDENQLLMADVKRLGKQNVRFLTSMRRLSSIKRDTNSIAKAIKTRGESIHRKLRAMKELSQAAEAQNGANSAVARISQAQYSALTRTFQQAMHEYNQAEMKQRENCKIRIQRQLEIMGKDVSSDQIEDMFEQGKWDVFSENLLADVKGARAALNEIESRHRELLRLENRIRDVHELFLQMAVLVEEQADTLNVIELNVQKTLDYTGVAKAQVRKTLQYQRKAPCWTICCCCCPCLN, from the coding sequence ATGAAGGACCGGCTAGCAGAACTTCTGGAGTTGTCCAGGAGTTATGACCAGCAGTTCCCAGATGGGGATGATGAGTTCGATTTGCCCCGTGAGGACTTCGTGTTTGAGACCGACCACATCCTGGAGTCCTTGTACCGAGACATCCAGGACATTCAGGATGAAAACCAGCTGCTGATGGCCGACGTGAAGCGGCTGGGAAAGCAGAATGTCCGCTTCCTCACGTCGATGCGGCGCCTCAGCAGCATCAAACGCGATACCAACTCCATTGCCAAGGCCATCAAGACTCGGGGCGAGAGCATCCACCGCAAGCTGCGCGCCATGAAGGAGCTAAGCCAGGCCGCCGAGGCCCAGAACGGCGCAAACTCGGCGGTGGCGCGCATCTCGCAGGCGCAGTACAGCGCGCTCACCCGCACCTTCCAGCAGGCCATGCACGAGTACAACCAGGCGGAGATGAAGCAACGCGAAAACTGCAAGATCCGCATCCAGCGCCAGCTGGAGATCATGGGCAAAGACGTCTCGAGCGACCAGATCGAGGACATGTTTGAGCAGGGCAAGTGGGACGTGTTCTCCGAGAACCTGCTGGCCGATGTGAAGGGCGCGCGGGCGGCCCTCAACGAGATCGAAAGCCGCCACCGTGAGCTGCTGCGACTGGAGAACCGCATCCGCGACGTGCATGAGCTCTTCTTGCAGATGGCAGTGTTGGTGGAGGAGCAGGCAGACACGCTGAATGTCATCGAGCTCAATGTGCAGAAGACTCTGGACTACACGGGCGTGGCCAAGGCGCAGGTGCGGAAGACCCTGCAGTACCAGAGGAAGGCCCCCTGCTGGAccatctgctgctgctgctgcccgtgCCTCAACTAG